GGCAATAATTACAGAACTCTATGAAGGATTTTGATTTGTCTCAATTATGGTTGAGCGTTTAATTTGGCAACTCTTTTTGCAATACGAGAAATTTTTCGGGATGCAGTATTGCGATGCAAAATTCCTTTTGTAACAGCTTTATCAATAACCGGAATAGCTGTTTTTAGAGCTTTTTCAGCAGATTCTTTGTCACCTGCATTACAAAATTCTATAACCTTACGCACTTCTGTCCTTATCCGGCTCTTGTAAGCTTTATTTCTCAATCTATTTCTTTCGTTTTGCCGAATCCTTTTTGCTGTTGATTTATCCTTTGGCAAATCTCATCTCCTTATGTAAAAAACTCTCTTTTTAGGAGGAAGTTTAATAGCATAATATTAAACTTTGTCAAGCAACATTATTGCTGAAATATCAAAATTGCACATAAGCATTATTTGACGATTTTCATTCTTTTTTTCGAGACTTTTAAATTATTGTCTTCGTTGGATTCCTCGACTGAATCTTTGCTGTCACAATATGCCTTCAAATAGAAACTGCCCTTTTTAAATTTCCTTGGTATTTTCCATTTCTTCTTCAGGACACGAATTTTTCCTTTTTTCATTTTTTTTACTTTTTTTGTACCTAATAAAATATCCTCTGAAAGAATTTGTGAACTATTATCCTTTGATAAATAGAAGGACAATTCAGTTGAACTAGCGCCAAAAGAACCTACATTTTTCACGATACATTTGAAAACTGCTTTCCTACCCCGTTTGACCTTACGAGGAATTTTTAATGAAGTAATCTTAAGGTCGGCTTTACTAATGACATTCGACACTGTTACATTTACAGCATCAGAATTGAAAAATCCCTTATCATCTTTAACCGTAAGAATAAATGCTAATGTTTCTGAATCTGTATCAATTGAAGGCGCAGTAAAAGAAATTTTAGAAGATGTCGTATCAGATATGACTACTGAACTGCCTGATGTTTGCACCCAATCATAAGAAACTATAGTTCCGTCCGGATCAGATGAATTTGAGCCATCTAATGTCACTGTATCACCTTCATTCACTGTCAAATCACTGCCTGCATCAGCAATGGGAACTTGATTGTCTGTAAGGTCGAGATTTGCCGCTTTGACAGGCTTATTGCTGTCTGAAAATGTTCCATCACCGAGCTGTCCATAGTCATTGTGTCCCCATGCCCAAACTTCCCCATTTGATTTCATCGCAATAGAAAAATAAAATCCACCATCAACCATCTGCCAATCTGTATCAGTGCCGATTTGAACAGGTGTAATCCTATCAGTATTTGTTCCATCGCCGAGC
This sequence is a window from Candidatus Schekmanbacteria bacterium. Protein-coding genes within it:
- a CDS encoding 30S ribosomal protein S20, translating into MPKDKSTAKRIRQNERNRLRNKAYKSRIRTEVRKVIEFCNAGDKESAEKALKTAIPVIDKAVTKGILHRNTASRKISRIAKRVAKLNAQP